A genomic stretch from Deinococcus aerophilus includes:
- a CDS encoding acetate--CoA ligase, with product MSESEPARPTPSAERFPAPLSVTSRLHSDPAPDIEAAHADADAFWLAQARRFEWTREPSVGLSGAAPDFQWFADGETNVTLSALDRHARGEARTRAAFIWLSETGEEQVLTYGMLHGRVEQAAAGLRALGVGVGDRVVVYMPLTPEGCIAMLACARLGAVHSVVYAGLGVGALRDRIVDAGARVVITADVGYRRGKLVDLYSVAAEAIAELPEVEHLVLWERIKTFSREHDARTVAWESLFEHGRAAAVPVGAEHPLFILYTSGSTGKPKGVIHTHGGYTVGTAYHLEQLFDVRAGDVFFCTSDIGWIVGHSYIVYGPLSAGATVLFREGAPDFPDPGVLWRSIEKYGVDVLFTAPTTLRLFMKLGAEVLKPHDLSRLRVIACAGEALNPEAWRWAQEHVGGGLGEGAHGRVIDHWWQTELGGPTLGTHPRWPVRPGFAGPALAGVELGVVDEDGHDVPDGTQGQLVIRRPFPSMMRGIHGNPAKYAEVWTTNPAGYLSGDLALRDKHGYISILGRADDVLSVAGHRIGSADVEDALVSHPAVAEAAVIGIPDELKGQSIVAHVILRATHTDSPGLRASITEHIRRELGPIATPGEVVVVSGLPKTRSGKIMRRVLRAQALGEDPGDLTTLEG from the coding sequence ATGTCCGAGTCCGAACCGGCCCGCCCCACCCCATCCGCCGAACGCTTTCCCGCGCCCCTCAGCGTGACCTCGCGCCTGCATTCCGACCCGGCGCCGGACATCGAGGCGGCCCATGCCGATGCCGACGCCTTCTGGCTGGCGCAGGCGCGGCGCTTCGAGTGGACCCGTGAGCCGTCGGTGGGCTTAAGTGGAGCCGCCCCCGACTTCCAGTGGTTCGCAGACGGCGAGACCAACGTGACCCTCAGCGCCCTGGACCGCCACGCCCGCGGCGAGGCCCGCACCCGCGCGGCGTTCATCTGGCTGTCGGAAACCGGGGAGGAGCAGGTGCTCACCTACGGCATGCTGCACGGGCGCGTCGAGCAGGCCGCCGCCGGCCTGCGCGCACTGGGCGTGGGGGTGGGGGACCGGGTGGTGGTCTACATGCCGCTGACCCCCGAAGGGTGCATTGCCATGCTCGCCTGCGCGCGGCTGGGCGCGGTGCATTCGGTCGTGTACGCGGGCCTGGGCGTGGGAGCGCTGCGCGACCGCATCGTGGACGCGGGCGCGCGGGTCGTGATCACGGCGGACGTGGGGTACCGGCGCGGCAAACTGGTGGACCTGTACTCGGTGGCCGCCGAGGCCATCGCCGAACTTCCGGAGGTCGAACATCTGGTGCTGTGGGAGCGCATCAAGACCTTCTCGCGCGAGCACGACGCCCGGACGGTGGCGTGGGAAAGCCTCTTTGAACACGGCCGCGCCGCCGCGGTGCCGGTGGGCGCGGAACATCCGCTGTTCATCCTGTACACCTCGGGCTCCACCGGCAAACCCAAGGGAGTCATTCATACGCACGGCGGCTACACCGTGGGCACGGCGTACCACTTGGAACAGCTGTTCGATGTACGCGCCGGCGACGTGTTCTTCTGCACCAGCGACATCGGCTGGATCGTGGGCCACAGCTACATCGTGTACGGCCCGCTGAGCGCCGGGGCCACCGTGCTGTTCCGCGAGGGAGCACCGGATTTTCCCGATCCCGGCGTGCTGTGGCGCAGCATCGAGAAATACGGAGTGGACGTGCTGTTCACCGCGCCCACCACGCTGAGGCTGTTCATGAAGCTGGGCGCCGAGGTCCTGAAACCCCACGACCTGAGCCGCCTGCGGGTGATCGCCTGTGCGGGCGAGGCGCTGAACCCCGAGGCGTGGCGCTGGGCACAGGAGCATGTCGGCGGCGGTCTGGGCGAGGGCGCACACGGCCGGGTCATCGACCACTGGTGGCAGACCGAACTGGGCGGTCCCACCCTGGGCACCCATCCACGCTGGCCGGTGCGCCCCGGATTCGCCGGACCTGCGCTGGCCGGGGTCGAGCTGGGCGTGGTCGACGAGGACGGCCATGACGTGCCCGACGGCACCCAGGGCCAGCTGGTCATCCGCCGTCCCTTTCCCTCCATGATGCGCGGCATCCACGGCAATCCGGCCAAATACGCCGAGGTGTGGACCACCAACCCGGCCGGATACCTGTCGGGCGACCTGGCGCTGCGCGATAAGCACGGCTATATCAGCATCCTGGGCCGCGCCGACGATGTGCTGTCGGTGGCCGGGCACCGCATCGGCAGCGCGGACGTGGAAGACGCGCTGGTGTCCCACCCCGCCGTGGCCGAGGCCGCCGTGATCGGAATTCCCGACGAACTCAAGGGCCAGAGCATCGTGGCGCACGTGATTCTGCGGGCCACCCACACCGACAGCCCTGGCCTGCGCGCCAGCATCACCGAACACATCCGGCGCGAACTGGGGCCGATCGCCACGCCGGGCGAGGTCGTGGTGGTGTCCGGCCTGCCCAAGACCCGCAGCGGCAAGATCATGCGCCGGGTATTGCGGGCCCAGGCGCTGGGCGAGGACCCCGGCGACCTCACCACCTTGGAGGGCTGA